The Vanessa tameamea isolate UH-Manoa-2023 chromosome 25, ilVanTame1 primary haplotype, whole genome shotgun sequence genome segment tttaaaataagtttgttatgttcataagattataatatttttgtctctTACTCTATGTTGACTACTGTATCAGTAAAATCTAATCACTATCCTAAatctattttcttatttttaaaattataaatataacattataattataaataaaaaaagatacatgtataattgaaaaatgtttacGTAAGCATAGGGGGAGGGGGTAAGAGCTTTGCTTACTTTTGCTGACAAGGGGGATGGgggtaaataattgtaataaatctgCTTACGTAATATTTGAACGGCccctataagtatttaattttactatggGAACATATTATCTGTGCCAGAAGGCTGTATGAGTAGGGTCTATggagaaatatttgtaaatacaaatatgtagaAAAGtaacaccaaaaaaaaaatagcaaatgaACTATggaaatttgattatttaagaaatatatagttatttaatatattcttatatggtatttactatttttagtaACATGTATTGAGAAAACAACCATACTAAAAGACATGCATCTTATTAGATAAAATCTTGggaacagaaaaaatattttaatacataaaagatcctatcaatactaatataaacACTGtgattaacatataaatataatttatcattgtttaataattatggaGTACTGGTATAAtgtattaagttaattttaatagattaagaGGATATAAggctgttaaataaaaaaataaataagttaaacatttatatgttcaaagttatttttatttctaaaatttgtaGTAGAATTTCTAAAGGATAAATTACAAttcttttaactatttatttcataaaaaaaaacttttattaacataattttatttaaaaatacaagcaaaggtacaagtaataaataatattatgttgagaggcgttaacaatatttaatatggatTTAACAAAAATCTGGcaacactatttttatttaaaaatatgttaaatgcaaaagtatgccaaaattatttttcatgcaaaaataattaaacaatatactaCATACACTTATTAAGAATGTTTTTACAAAATTCCATATAAACTAAatcacattaattaaaatatcaacatacatttgatgagtgttttttttaataatttttaggtAAATGCAAAAGCATTACAGGCAGCTTTCATTCATTTgagatatatgttatattaaatacattagtgCAATTTGTAATTGCATACATCAAATTACCATGATTTACAAGGTTTCTGAGTACCAAAATCATTTTCCTATTACTAttcttattaaacaaaaaatgaatattatgacAAACAAATTAAAGTACACTACTTAAatcttatatcaatttaaattataggttCATTGGAAAAGTAGTAAAAACACAATCATACAAAAAAGTTGtaaaaatgacattaaattgataattaacaataataaactatgATGATAAAAACCTAAGTCACCAACCAAATATACACAgctttaaactaaacaaataaaatattttgtgttatttttaataaataatttataatacaataataataatttaattttaatttaataaatatggcaAGAAATTTATTCAACTCGTAATAATTCAACATCAAACACAAGAGTAGCATTCGGTGGAATGACTCCAGGGTGACCTCTAGATCCATAAGCAAAGTCAGGGGAGCAGGTAAGTTTAGCTCTCTCACCTACTgacatctaaaaaaaaaagaaatgtcaaGTTCATTACAAATAATAGTAGTTACGGTCAGTGGCAGATTTACACATTTTCCAAGTTTCTTTTAACTTTGAAATCTCAAGGATTGTTCCATCTCAAGTTTCTAAAAcaggaattaaaaaaactacaagGTATGCAGCTCAAATGTATTAATGCAAGATACTCTTATTGTTCATCCTGGTTACACATTGAATGGAAACATCTAGCTAACTGATATAAAGTATCATCTACTATATTGTCTTCataaatatgtcttattatGTCCTATATCCAAATAATACCTACAATAACAACAtgttaaatatacaacatattttgtttatagataTTGTCCTACCAACTAGATATGCACCACTACAcatcagtttttttattacataagttaTCATATGGTATAGTCAATAATACTTACTTTAGCCAATCCTTGATCCCAGCCCTTAATTACATCCCCTTTTCCTAGGGTGAATTTGAATGGTTGGCCACGATCCCTAGAAGAATCGAACTTTTTGCCATTTTGCAGGGTTCCAGTATAATGGACGACAACTGTTTGACCGGGTTTTGGGTAAGTTGAGCCTATAAAAAACGATCCGGCTTCAATTCTATGTATCttaaaatatagcaaaaaaacaaatctaaaaATTTTACCATTTCCAGGCGAAAGAGTTTCTATATCTACACCCATATTATAGTAATAGATGGAAAAACGAATAAACCAAACACGTGGAAAAGTGTTAGGGAAAATCTCTTACGAAAatgctaaatattaatttgcaaaATGCAAATGCTTAAAGTTGTGTATTTGACAAATGTGAAATGACAGTGACAAAAGAATAAAGCCTGATGAAGaaactttaacttttaaatttaaaatttttcgaattatattttttttactttaaagtaaaaaaagtaaaataacttatttttatatgtaatttgtgCTTAATACGTGATCCATTTCGtctataaattcaaaatcaaagagTATGCAGCCAATATTTAACTTTGGCATGAAAGCGTGTCCCCCGTATgtacgtaatattataatgtccgaacgtaatattattaataattaattaatattacgttCTCAGTACAATTTGATTTATAGCATTGTTTTCACAAGATGTGAAGTAAAATtgttgaaatacaaaaatatatttgtgttaaacACATCAAAGCCTTTATATACTCGTATCCAGAGactcgaaataaattaataatagaaaatactttATGTCACTTGTCAAATCTACGCAGTAGGAAACGCAAAAacgaaaacatttaataaattatgatagtgattttaaaatcattttgaacaaagtcaaattaaaaaaaacttaaaatggtGTCTAGTGAGGAAGAGGCGGAGGTTAAAACTGGAGACACAGTTGAATGGGATGTCGACATGGAGATTCAGTTATTTTACGCGATGGCCAATCACAAGCCGGTTGGCATAAACAAACACTTTCAAATGGCTTGTATTTGGGAGAAATTATCTAACTCAATAACAAAAGAGATATCCACACATGATATTTGGAGACATTTAGATACATTATACGATATGACGATGTTGGACGAAACGGAACCGATACCATTTCCGAACCACGAAGTACCATTTAGTTTACCGGAGAGTGAGTTTGGCGCTATGatgaaacaaaaatgtaaagataatattttagctGATGACAGCGAAGGTAACTCTAAATGTACctgtagtttttaattattttatcacgttgtgtataaaattcataaaagtatattaatgaaatcgtcaatgaaatgaaattgtgTTCTGTTTAGACGGCCGAAGTCCATCACCAAAAACATCAACACCCAGAAGTAATTCCAGGGGCACAGCTTCTAAGGATGGTACGCCTAAAGGTAATAAAATTTCTTGTGGGAGCTTTATTTAAGTATGCTTATTACACACAACATCATGATATTATAGTAATGACATGATAGCAATAACTGTGTTTCACACAACAATTATTGGGACACAGACCCCAGTTAGGCttttatgcatgtattatatgatTGTTTAGTCAATGATGGGAATTTCTTGTGTGAATTCCTCTACAACCTTCTTTAGTttagagtatatatataaattaaccaaataattggtttatttatgtgttatatatttaccaacaatcagcatattatttatatcatatatacaacAGAGCGTGTGCAAGCTTTAGCTGTTATTTGAAGGTGCACATAAGAATAATGGTGTATTGTATGCACTTGGATGTAGGGTTTTGTGTTTTTGAGTAAGTTTTAATTCAATGGTGTAGACTGTTTTTATGTACTAagcattttattacatatatatgatacttatttatttatatgttttgtttatgatttaatCATCCACCTTACTCGATACTATTATTGTTAAGGTCGTAAGGATAGCATAGGTGCACTCGCTACAAAGACAAGAAAGGAAAGCGGCAGCTCTCATGCATCCACAGACACACCGAGTATCAAATCGGAAAAGGAATAtggtaatatacatatatctcatatgaaatataataaaatggacaagttattatttatttgaactatGGGTTAACTTACAATCCGGTTGCAGTAAAGGTAGATATTGGTAAGGACAATAAGCTTAAACAGTGTCGGGACAGCTAGGAAAGACTATCATAATTAGTCATTGTTTTAATGCAAATTACAATAGTCACAATCTATGTTGGCCGGCCTGAAGTTAGCTGTGATAATCGACTATTTAAAGaaagatagatatatttttgtttactgtccaaattaaacaaataatgacTATTTCTTTTCACGTACAATGTCTTTGCTAAAAGGAGTGAGTCACCCAGCATTGGTTTTCAGCTGTTTTCAGTATTTACGTAATTGTGAATACTTACGATCACTTTTCGCATCTCTAGCTTCAGTATCAGTTCAGTATCtgcaagcatttttttttaatgagaatagtagcaatgccacatttttttttacccctccaattaagcCTAAAGCTTTTACTACTAGTGATGACAGACAATAATACGAATTGCGCTATTAACGCAATGCTTTGGGTGCTTTTGCACACGGATATTTCgtggtattttttgttttctttcaaAGAAATTGTTAGTATATGTGACAAAAGAAATATGTACCCATATCTCGAATGCATTAAGTTTTTTATGAGAATCTATAAAGTCAAAGAAGGCAGTTGACAAGCCAATCTTCTGCCGCACTTCTGCCGAAGTGGCATCGTTCGAAAACTATTTCAAAGTacacaaataattattcattctaTATCAGCACGAAAAATTTCGTGTCTCGTACATAGATTATATCTCAAATCAAGCTAAATACCCAATTCGATTAGCAGCGGACGAGGAAAAAAAGGAATTACATTTTGAGTAAATCCTGGTTTCGCTTCAGGGACTCATGAATGAAATGGTATTGTCGTATAATCATTGCATATTTTTCGATTTTCGATTTTAAACAAgataataatatcgttttttaCC includes the following:
- the LOC113403505 gene encoding peptidyl-prolyl cis-trans isomerase Fkbp12-like — encoded protein: MGVDIETLSPGNGSTYPKPGQTVVVHYTGTLQNGKKFDSSRDRGQPFKFTLGKGDVIKGWDQGLAKMSVGERAKLTCSPDFAYGSRGHPGVIPPNATLVFDVELLRVE
- the LOC113403504 gene encoding MRG/MORF4L-binding protein; this encodes MVSSEEEAEVKTGDTVEWDVDMEIQLFYAMANHKPVGINKHFQMACIWEKLSNSITKEISTHDIWRHLDTLYDMTMLDETEPIPFPNHEVPFSLPESEFGAMMKQKCKDNILADDSEDGRSPSPKTSTPRSNSRGTASKDGTPKGRKDSIGALATKTRKESGSSHASTDTPSIKSEKEYDRRRDSRDSNASGPRENSSSRKTTSQRDKPPKSKVSSVAAWDSPLIDEDSGSRRGRRRANTSTPPATTPAKRRRM